A stretch of Babesia bigemina genome assembly Bbig001, chromosome : III DNA encodes these proteins:
- a CDS encoding HISTIDYL-TRNA SYNTHETASE, putative, whose protein sequence is MFAWYTLGWFVVAWCRCLRRSRDLGAFVAPGAPFVHDGAIEARMVSALGAKSAGKVALYTVRGGQCFLPREQLEQRQLQDEWLALSRIFGFAEYSLGVLAHAELFTGAAGGVATDEHRNELYEFTDRKGRRLALRGDVTPQFMAMLRDQGEAAGGASPCGAVAPSQLSKWFTLADCWRYERPGHCRRRNHLQWTCDIVGVPGPEAEIELLTMLVTFFRKIGLTSEDVAIHLSHRDIVPAMLGVLGKSTSDSQWLHEFRKVLDKYRKVSQPEFEAMLALLGFTPAETAALLDLIANCRTLSSIEGVFPADAAFVKVLRRIVEGLERAKCADWITFDTSIVRGSDYYTGAVFECFDRSHPQSRALAGGGRYDNCLPDLRGDERQLSHAVGFGMGNVAIAELLRSRGRFAPWSLADVVVFTPPSGDEQSTSSGGDLQRVHDVIDGLRQSGLRVYHYYKSSKWQKALDFADRVGAPIFVHPDVGTSGVAYQVHRLADRSKVKLDGDDLERVVDHIRGQVAEHVELQKT, encoded by the exons ATGTTCGCGTGGTACACGCTAGGGTGGTTCGTTGTCGCTTGGTGCAGATGCCTCCGGCGTTCGCGCGACCTCGGCGCCTTCGTGGCTCCGGGGGCTCCCTTTGTCCACGATGGAGCCATTGAGGCGCGTATGGTATCCGCGCTGGGTGCGAAGTCGGCAGGGAAGGTCGCTCTTTACACCGTGCGTGGCGGCCAGTGCTTCCTACCGCGGGAGCAGCTGGAGCAAAGGCAGCTGCAGGACGAG TGGCTGGCGTTGTCCAGGATCTTCGGTTTTGCGGAATATTCGTTGGGAGTGCTTGCGCATGCCGAGCTGTTCACCGGCGCCGCCGGGGGAGTCGCTACCGACGAGCATCGCAACGAGCTATACGAGTTCACCGACCGCAAGGGGAGGCGGCTGGCGCTGCGAGGTGACGTCACGCCGCAGTTCATGGCGATGCTGCGAGACCAGGGCGAAGCTGCAGGCGGTGCTTCGCCGTGCGGCGCTGTTGCCCCCAGCCAACTCTCCAAGTGGTTCACCCTCGCCGATTGTTGGCGCTACGAGCGACCGGGGCACTGCCGACGCCGCAACCACCTGCAGTGGACATGCGACATCGTCGGGGTTCCCGGGCCCGAGGCTGAGATCGAGCTTCTGACGATGCTGGTGACATTCTTCCGCAAG ATTGGATTGACGAGCGAAGATGTGGCTATACACCTGAGCCACCGGGACATTGTGCCGGCAATGCTGGGTGTTCTGGGAAAGAGCACGTCGGACAGCCAGTGGCTGCACGAGTTTCGCAAGGTGCTCGACAAATATCGCAAGGTATCGCAACCGGAGTTTGAGGCCATGCTGGCATTGCTGGGATTCACTCCGGCAGAAACTGCCGCGCTGCTTGACCTCATCGCCAATTGCCGCACCCTGTCCAGCATCGAGGGGGTATTCCCCGCCGATGCAGCATTTGTGAAAGTGTTACG GAGGATAGTAGAAGGACTGGAGCGCGCCAAGTGTGCGGATTGGATTACGTTCGACACGAGCATTGTGCGCGGGAGCGACTACTACACGGGAGCAGTCTTCGAGTGTTTCGACCGGTCTCACCCTCAGAGTCGCGCACTGGCCGGAGGCGGACGCTACGACAACTGCTTGCCAGACCTGCGTGGCGATGAACGGCAACTGTCGCATGCCGTGGGTTTCGGCATGGGCAATGTGGCCATTGCGGAGCTCCTGCGGTCACG AGGGCGGTTTGCGCCGTGGAGCCTCGCTGACGTGGTTGTGTTCACTCCGCCATCTGGTGACGAGCAATCTACGTCGAGCGGCGGCGACTTGCAGCGCGTGCATGACGTGATTGACGGACTACGCCAGAGCGGCCTGCGGGTGTACCACTACTACAAGTCCAGCAAGTGGCAGAAGGCGCTGGATTTCGCAGATCGCGTCGGCGCCCCAATATTCGTCCACCCGGACGTTGGCACCAGCGGCGTGGCATACCAGGTGCACCGCCTTGCTGACAGGTCAAAG GTTAAACTCGACGGTGACGACTTAGAGCGCGTGGTTGACCACATACGGGGTCAGGTTGCGGAACATGTGGAGCTACAGAAGACCTGA
- a CDS encoding mitochondrial carrier protein family protein, putative, with amino-acid sequence MDKYNLDFLPPAARPIVKPCLPFILGGASGCLATVCIQPIDMVKVRIQLAASAGQTKISPVALFGQIVKNEGLKSMYKGLDAACARQILYTTTRLGLFRTISDKLKEKQGKDTLPFSQKCAVGLFSGAVGAFIGNPADLALVRMQSNQSLPLAQRKNYSGILSTVCHITKNEGVTSLWKGSTPTIVRAMALNVAMLATYDQAKEGLSPYIKSKSMLSVVSSGISAYFAVLASLPFDYVKTCLQKQNSGGPQYKGVTDCFIKTYKQGGIRLFYASYSAFYMRIAPHIIITLLLREYFEHLLLRKP; translated from the coding sequence ATGGACAAATACAACCTTGACTTCCTGCCCCCGGCAGCGAGGCCAATCGTCAAGCCATGTTTACCCTTCATTCTGGGAGGCGCGTCGGGATGCCTAGCGACCGTCTGCATACAGCCGATAGATATGGTCAAGGTCAGGATCCAGCTCGCGGCGTCTGCGGGGCAGACTAAGATATCCCCCGTCGCGCTTTTCGGGCAAATCGTCAAGAACGAGGGTCTGAAGTCCATGTACAAGGGGTTGGATGCGGCCTGTGCGCGTCAGATACTCTACACGACGACGAGGCTCGGGCTCTTCCGTACCATCAGCGACAAGCTCAAGGAAAAGCAGGGGAAGGACACCCTCCCCTTCTCCCAGAAGTGCGCCGTCGGCCTATTTAGTGGCGCGGTGGGCGCCTTCATCGGGAACCCGGCCGACCTGGCGCTGGTCAGGATGCAGTCGAACCAATCGCTACCGCTGGCGCAGCGGAAAAACTACAGCGGCATTTTGAGCACCGTATGCCACATCACCAAGAACGAGGGCGTCACCAGCTTGTGGAAGGGGTCAACGCCCACGATCGTCAGGGCGATGGCGCTCAACGTGGCCATGCTCGCAACCTACGACCAGGCGAAGGAGGGGCTCAGCCCGTACATAAAGAGCAAGTCGATGCTCAGCGTGGTCAGCAGCGGCATCAGCGCCTACTTCGCAGTCCTCGCGAGCTTGCCGTTCGACTACGTGAAGACGTGTCTGCAGAAGCAAAATAGCGGCGGCCCGCAGTACAAGGGCGTCACCGACTGCTTCATCAAAACGTACAAGCAGGGAGGGATCAGACTGTTTTACGCCTCATACAGCGCGTTCTACATGAGAATCGCACCCCACATCATCATCACGCTTCTTCTGAGGGAGTACTTCGagcacctgctgctgaggaaACCGTGA
- a CDS encoding Brix domain containing protein, putative, whose amino-acid sequence MVKSARRRQRKAAKAQEVDDDAPRIVIIRRGSLRPELKQLVRDLRVLVSPNCASRLNEGSHQKMKDFTEVSEALGLTHLLAVSETERGCYLKVANLPKGPTLTFAIDAMALVSDIAKSSSNPKSIGGACHFSPLVVLNGFSGAPGGRGRSSVDETATAMKTVATTLNGMFSPIDVSTVKMQNCKRVVLFDKDRKSDVIVMRHYLINLVDCNTSNAVQELIDKRSIKRLMQDKGASFKDVLRTATGGKLDVSNLNDDYVELNNVDHGDAILRHKYGLPGRSDLEEADDEANKLAVRLTEAGPRLNLRLIKVEAGVFSGGVSFHKFVSKTPEEIARLEALSAEKRRMEAEEAERKRRKAEGDDKGDAQEEESDEAEESDSD is encoded by the exons ATGGTTAAGTCTGCGCGTCGTCGACAGCGGAAGGCTGCGAAGGCCCAGGAGGTCGACGATGACGCTCCTCGCATCGTCATCATCCGCAGAGGCTCGTTGCGCCCGGAACTGAAGCAACTGGTACGGGACTTGCGTGTTCTGGTCTCGCCGAATTGCGCGAGTCGGCTGAATGAGGGCTCTCACCAAAAAATGAAGGACTTCACGGAAGTCAGTGAGGCGTTGGGGCTCACGCATCTGCTTGCAGTGAGCGAGACTGAGCGCGGCTGCTACCTCAAGGTGGCGAACCTGCCCAAAGGCCCGACATTGACCTTCGCCATTGATGCTATGGCGTTGGTGTCCGATATCGCAAAGAGCAGCTCAAACCCGAAATCCATCGGTGGAGCCTGCCACTTTTCGCCGTTGGTGGTTCTGAACGGGTTTTCAGGCGCGCCTGGTGGCCGCGGCCGCTCTTCCGTTGACGAAACCGCGACGGCTATGAAAACGGTGGCGACGACGTTGAACGGCATGTTCAGCCCTATTGACGTGTCGACCGTCAAGATGCAGAACTGCAAGCGCGTTGTTCTGTTCGACAAGGATCGCAAATCCGACGTTATAGTCATGCGTCATTACCTGATAAACCTGGtcgactgcaacacgtcgAACGCGGTGCAGGAGCTGATCGACAAGCGCTCCATAAAGCGGCTCATGCAGGACAAGGGCGCGTCCTTCAAAGATGTCTTGCGCACTGCCACCGGAGGCAAGCTTGACGTCTCGAATCTCAATGACGACTACGTGGAGCTCAACAACGTGGACCACGGTGATGCGATACTGCGCCACAAATACGGTCTTCCCGGGCGGAGTGACTTGGAGGAGGCAGACGACGAAGCCAACAAATTAGCTGTAAG GCTGACGGAGGCGGGCCCCCGTCTGAACCTACGCCTGATAAAAGTAGAGGCCGGCGTGTTTTCTGGCGGAGTTAGCTTCCACAAGTTCGTGAGCAAGACGCCGGAGGAGATAGCACGCCTCGAGGCGCTCTCCGCAGAGAAGCGACGCATGGAAGCCGAGGAGGCGGAGCGCAAGCGGCGCAAGGCGGAGGGTGACGATAAGGGCGACGCCCAGGAAGAGGAATCAGATGAAGCTGAAGAGTCTGACAGCGACTAG
- a CDS encoding REPLICATION FACTOR A 1, putative, which yields MELEYFPIKNLTTYTSNWTIKARILEKAPLRQIKGDNHLMHIDVVDKHGDSIRVKFWGKAATKWDEVLQKGKVYTFSKGTVELSNKRFNTTPHNYEITCHQESIIESVEDAGDIKLQRDHKLLTLRDIKTMPNVTQAPVDLLCIVNAVQPAANVTTKAGKEISKRVVMLVDDTGYEMELTLWAEHANNEAVEQMEGKAVIAEKVIIREWQGARSCQTLSSSEVQLATQDNIRDHTRLSQLQKWFEDAKAKNETFKTMRPQAVSARDQYELADMVTVADKTKGGYIVKGKLRKIFWKNKDGVAKMWYQACPMCTKKVIMDGDDNRYKCISCGDATVVPVPRYMFYCNFTDHTGRLTAQIATDIGEKLLGKTAKELEEMDPDKLKRFCDFEATHRDYKVSGYIKTRVYNGETKHNFTVTRVEPLDYAAEAALMLENMRITYDDVLKFLDIKTDERDSKKARV from the exons ATGGAGTTGGAGTATTTCCCGATCAAGAACCTCACCACTTACACCTCAAACTGGACCATTAAGGCCAGGATCCTGGAGAAGGCTCCCCTCAGACAGATAAAGGGCGACAACCACCTCATGCACATAGACGTCGTCGACAAGCAT GGCGACAGCATCAGGGTGAAGTTCTGGGGCAAAGCTGCAACGAAATGGGACGAGGTATTGCAGAAGGGGAAG GTGTACACCTTCTCAAAGGGAACGGTGGAGCTGTCTAACAAAAGGTTCAACACCACGCCGCACAACTACGAAATCACGTGCCACCAGGAGAGCATCATAGAATCCGTGGAGGACGCGGGCGACATTAAGCTCCAGCGCGACCACAAGCTGCTCACCCTCCGAGACATCAAGACTATGCCCAACGTCACTCAGGCGCCAGTCGACCTGCTCTGCATCGTCAACGCCGTGCAGCCGGCGGCGAACGTCACCACCAAGGCCGGGAAGGAAATCTCGAAACGCGTTGTGATGCTGGTTGACGACACCGGATACGAGATGGAGCTGACGCTCTGGGCCGAACACGCGAACAACGAGGCAgtcgagcagatggaggGGAAGGCCGTAATTGCGGAGAAGGTCATCATCAGGGAGTGGCAGGGCGCCAGAAGCTGTCAAACCTTGTCGTCGTCAGAGGTCCAACTGGCTACGCAGGACAACATCAGGGACCATACCAGATTATCGCAGCTGCAAAAATGGTTCGAGGACGCGAAGGCCAAAAACGAGACCTTCAAGACCATGCGGCCCCAAGCTGTCAGTGCCAGGGACCAGTACGAGCTGGccgacatggtaacggtgGCCGATAAGACCAAGGGCGGGTACATTGTTAAGGGCAAATTGCGGAAAATATTCTGGAAGAACAAGGACGGCGTGGCCAAAATGTGGTACCAGGCGTGCCCCATGTGCACCAAAAAGGTCATCATGGACGGTGATGACAACAGGTACAAGTGTATATCCTGTGGAGACGCCACTGTGGTGCCTGTGCCCAGGTACATGTTCTACTGCAACTTCACGGACCACACCGGCAGGCTGACAGCGCAAATCGCGACCGACATCG GCGAGAAGCTGCTCGGCAAGACGGCGAAAGAGTTGGAGGAAATGGACCCCGACAAGCTGAAGCGATTCTGCGATTTTGAAGCGACGCACCGAGATTACAAGGTCAGCGGGTACATCAAAACAAGGGTCTACAACGGCGAGACCAAGCACAACTTCACCGTCACACGCGTGGAACCGTTGGACTATGCGGCCGAGGCTGCGCTTATGCTGGAAAACATGCGCATCACTTATGACGACGTCCTCAAATTCCTGGATATCAAAACGGACGAAAGGGACTCCAAGAAGGCGAGAGTTTAA
- a CDS encoding phosphorylase family protein, putative has protein sequence MEQNGGVILNRTSIPKDRVHRVAIICGDQKRFEMFKREVTNYREFGYYSCWKAAEFEYDGEYFLLACHGVGSQPTAVLVRELIELGVKCIIRSGTSGTFMPQKHVIGDICICYGCIRGDSTTRNDIDIAFPAAAHPDVVEALRNASEELNVPTHMGLCYTTDLFYRTGILGEDPKMPFVKCGVAIEDTDNSAMFTLCNIYGIRCGAICTIDGCPFEWVIGNYGPHTPQMAKGKEFMIKVTVRAAAEVTRQIKAEEAQVAAAA, from the coding sequence ATGGAGCAGAATGGTGGCGTGATCCTGAATCGCACATCAATCCCAAAGGATAGGGTGCACAGGGTAGCTATCATATGCGGGGACCAGAAGCGATTTGAAATGTTCAAACGTGAGGTCACCAACTACAGGGAGTTTGGTTACTACTCGTGCTGGAAGGCGGCGGAGTTTGAATACGACGGGGAATACTTCCTGCTGGCTTGCCACGGAGTGGGCAGCCAGCCCACTGCGGTCTTGGTTAGGGAGCTCATCGAACTTGGCGTGAAGTGCATCATTCGCAGTGGCACCAGCGGAACCTTCATGCCGCAGAAGCATGTCATAGGGGACATCTGCATCTGCTACGGCTGCATCAGGGGCGACTCGACCACCAGGAACGATATCGACATCGCGTTCCCCGCCGCTGCGCACCCCGACGTCGTGGAGGCGCTCAGGAACGCCAGCGAGGAGCTCAATGTGCCCACCCACATGGGCCTGTGCTACACAACCGACCTCTTCTATCGCACCGGAATCCTCGGCGAGGACCCCAAGATGCCGTTTGTGAAGTGCGGCGTAGCCATCGAGGACACCGACAACTCAGCCATGTTCACGCTCTGCAACATATACGGCATCAGGTGCGGCGCCATTTGCACGATTGACGGGTGCCCGTTTGAATGGGTGATTGGCAACTACGGGCCGCACACTCCGCAGATGGCCAAAGGCAAGGAGTTCATGATCAAGGTGACCGTCCGCGCGGCTGCGGAGGTGACGCGCCAAATCAAGGCGGAAGAGGCGCAGGTGGCAGCGGCCGCCTGA
- a CDS encoding Uridine phosphorylase, with product MPNTKTAVCPAGIMNKIGVPLDRIHPVAIVVGNPPWLDHLAHLATRHEVFSQYKSLRSMELEYNGQTFFALSYGYGATNLHRLLCELGLFGVRCVILVTDSVSLTPGRVPRKAFCVTYAACRGENTSTIEVDISYPAVAHPDAVRALRQSAKKMGIATRLTRSLTRDTVYPPRVDRGNSLRDEVLQTDVDLEDREVSTFLVACSIRGIVAGVISCNETEAHRFDTKTGTVVEDEDVIEARGKAMRIAMGAAAELSVDYAFDD from the coding sequence ATGCCAAATACCAAGACCGCGGTTTGCCCTGCGGGGATCATGAACAAGATCGGCGTGCCACTGGACCGCATCCACCCCGTGGCTATTGTGGTTGGCAACCCTCCCTGGTTGGACCATTTGGCTCACTTGGCAACCCGCCATGAGGTCTTCAGCCAGTACAAATCGCTTCGTTCAATGGAGTTGGAGTACAACGGGCAGACGTTCTTCGCGTTGAGTTACGGGTACGGCGCTACAAACTTGCACCGTCTGCTGTGTGAGTTGGGCCTTTTCGGCGTTAGGTGCGTGATTTTGGTCACGGATTCGGTCAGTTTGACCCCTGGCCGCGTGCCTCGCAAGGCTTTCTGCGTGACATACGCCGCCTGCCGTGGCGAAAACACGTCGACCATCGAGGTCGACATCAGCTACCCAGCCGTGGCGCACCCCGATGCCGTTCGCGCGCTGCGTCAGTCGGCCAAGAAGATGGGAATCGCAACTCGTTTGACGCGGTCGTTGACTCGCGACACGGTCTATCCGCCGAGGGTCGATCGCGGCAACAGCCTCCGTGACGAGGTGTTGCAGACTGACGTCGACCTGGAGGACCGCGAAGTGTCCACGTTTTTGGTCGCGTGCAGCATCCGTGGCATAGTCGCCGGTGTGATTTCTTGCAACGAGACTGAGGCCCACAGGTTCGACACCAAAACCGGCACTGTGGTGGAGGATGAGGACGTGATTGAGGCCAGAGGTAAGGCGATGCGCATCGCCATGGGGGCAGCTGCGGAGTTGAGCGTCGACTACGCATTCGACGATTAG
- a CDS encoding MJ0570-related uncharacterized domain containing protein, putative, with protein sequence MKLLALISGGKDGIYSIIAAQREGHEVVMLGHLSPKDGDQVHELDSFMYQTIGHNIVPAIAECMELPLIERQITGAPVVTESLEYAPKEGDEVEDLYRLVVDAMNERNDIEAILTGAIASQYQLQRVSNVANRLGLKTVQPLWGREQSELLAEMIENDMNAIIIKTCSMGLNEKHLGKSIRELYPEFLEIRDKYGFNVCGEGGEFESLVIDCPIYKKRIAITEHRHILHSPDPFAPTMLFVPVKWQLQPKV encoded by the exons ATGAAGCTCCTGGCCCTTATTTCCGGTGGCAAGGATGGAATCTACAGCATCATCGCAGCCCAAAGGGAGGGGCACGAGGTGGTGATGCTAGGGCACCTTTCGCCAAAGGACGGCGACCAGGTTCACGAGCTCGACAGCTTCATGTACCAGACGATCGGGCACAATATAGTGCCGGCGATAGCTGAGTGCATGGAGCTCCCCCTGATAGAGCGCCAAATAACAG GCGCGCCAGTGGTCACTGAATCCCTCGAGTATGCGCCAAAAGAGGGCGACGAGGTCGAAGATCTCTACCGCCTTGTCGTCGACGCCATG AATGAGCGTAACGACATAGAAGCCATACTAACAGGCGCTATCGCATCTCAATACCAGCTTCAACGCGTTTCAAATGT GGCTAATCGGCTGGGTCTTAAAACTGTGCAGCCCCTCTGGGGGCGCGAGCAGAGCGAACTGCTCGCCGAAATGATAGAAAACGACATGAACGCAATCATCATTAAGACCTGCTCCATGG GGCTCAACGAAAAACACCTCGGCAAGTCAATCCGTGAATTGTATCCGGAATTCCTCGAAATCAGGGACAAGTACGGATTCAATGTCTGCGGTGAGGGAGGCGAATTCGAGAGCCTCGTTATCGACTGTCCCATTTATAAAAAAAGAATCGCAATCACGGAGCACAGACACATTCTGCACTCACCAGACCCATTTGCGCCTACTATGTTGTTCGTACCGGTTAAGTGGCAACTGCAGCCGAAGGTCTGA
- a CDS encoding vacuolar ATP synthase subunit F, putative: MHRLKELTEAKVYIIGDEDTVVGFLMAGIGSKDGLGRTNYKIITAKVGKQEIEQTFNEYKDRRDCGIIIINQHIAEQIRTAIDLHSGPIPAIIEIPSKEQAYDPNKDSVTQKIKVLFGET, encoded by the exons ATGCACCGCCTCAAGGAGCTCACCGAGGCGAAAGTCTACATCATCGGCGATGAG GACACCGTGGTCGGATTTCTGATGGCTGGAATAGGCAGCAAGGATGGATTGGGGCGCACTAACTACAAAATCATCACAGCCA AAGTGGGCAAGCAAGAGATTGAGCAGACCTTTAATGAATACAAGGATCGACGGGACTGtggcatcatcatcatcaaccAGCACATTGCGGAGCAGATCAGAACCGCGATAGACCTCCACTCTGGGCCAATCCCCGCCATCATAGAGATACCCAGCAAGGAGCAAGCGTATGACCCCAACAAGGACTCCGTCACGCAAAAGATCAAGGTCCTGTTCGGGGAAACATGA
- a CDS encoding Eukaryotic translation initiation factor, translated as MSSRAKDTNMFLVHGKNGLFVNGCVPGRRAETPSEYAADADESARSDTTTPYTSVTVWSLNRFARHYARSPNNNVAIVDDRLGLSILHVKGESPSDFSFDTLRGVGKYRNLYTPIGCKNIKHLQWSNNGVYLVIYFNLTNCSRETGLFLEDNLHIWDISQKCIVGSFSTRRLSPDQWPIIKWVGHSDKFALCYGQQVSIYAITSSENTPLKSTRLLHSIPIPRVFSVEVFSPECLPDSNDQSKGEVLGTDRKGGAVPGGKAEHTSGLSLGERSGTDATTVGSFAATSDRDDASSVAPGDVVGSAADLRADTPSAKESSATSPRSIAGSESKSLARFCRGAQDCTISIAAYTKADVSSQISGNLRITTLRCVGDELSELSSVDHELKSEDSADMFWSPSGRSLLVLGQSIVDLAGEKYGSTSNCFLFRSSGDFVCQVNMQTTHDARWCPTRDEFILMEGNMPCDITLYDSDCVQLFTFPKSYRNTIKWNPLGNMVALCGFGNLAGEICFWYRKDACDYEQIVHLKEPCTVVSEWSSDSRYFMAASTFPRMKVDNFLKIFSHEGDLLESQKFDECYGVCWMDHPDSDWEFVRPNVRQSAQRKAVYRPKILNKGGISRRTSEGYGTRSLLGSDAFSRDGRTTAMPTPSQDGVRAPAPAEGVRQYAMWNSMMPTNGHSKPTNSVAMPRSARSRSYRGSLFSTDYGDKNDPTIDLMNAFRNVFSLSQFRPPPQPASYENANAPRFPHDCLGDYPHLPLGRRTAQARGGSGSASSNQDDASRRLAMLMRIKSQMQCEKSKPLQQTVLDEVQLLKLLLEAKNRSLNRARAE; from the coding sequence ATGAGTTCGAGGGCCAAGGATACGAACATGTTCCTTGTGCATGGGAAAAATGGGCTGTTTGTCAACGGTTGCGTTCCGGGCCGTCGAGCGGAGACACCCTCTGAATACGCGGCGGACGCCGATGAAAGCGCAAGATCGGATACCACCACACCGTACACCAGTGTCACGGTGTGGTCGTTGAACCGTTTCGCGAGGCACTACGCGCGCTCGCCGAACAACAACGTGGCCATCGTGGATGACCGCTTGGGGCTGTCAATTCTGCACGTGAAGGGCGAATCGCCGTCTGATTTTTCATTCGACACGCTTCGCGGCGTGGGGAAGTACCGCAATCTCTACACCCCAATCGGCTGCAAGAACATCAAACACCTGCAGTGGTCCAACAACGGCGTATACCTGGTGATATACTTCAACCTTACCAACTGCTCCAGGGAGACGGGCCTGTTCCTGGAGGACAACTTGCACATTTGGGACATTTCGCAGAAATGCATCGTGGGCAGCTTCAGCACACGCCGCTTGTCCCCCGATCAGTGGCCCATAATCAAGTGGGTGGGACACAGCGACAAGTTCGCCCTGTGTTACGGCCAGCAGGTGTCGATCTACGCAATCACGTCTTCCGAGAACACCCCGTTGAAGAGTACTCGTTTGCTGCACTCCATCCCGATCCCCCGCGTGTTTTCTGTGGAGGTGTTTTCACCCGAGTGCCTCCCCGACTCCAACGACCAAAGCAAGGGCGAAGTGTTGGGAACTGATAGGAAAGGTGGTGCGGTCCCTGGGGGCAAGGCGGAACACACTAGTGGGTTGTCACTGGGTGAACGCAGCGGAACTGATGCAACAACCGTAGGCAGTTTCGCCGCGACCTCTGATCGTGATGACGCATCTTCAGTTGCACCCGGAGATGTGGTGGGCTCTGCTGCCGACTTACGGGCTGACACTCCCAGCGCCAAGGAGAGCAGTGCGACGTCCCCTCGTTCCATCGCGGGGTCAGAAAGCAAATCACTTGCCCGTTTCTGTCGAGGTGCCCAAGACTGCACTATATCAATTGCTGCGTACACCAAGGCGGATGTTAGCTCCCAAATATCGGGCAACTTGCGCATCACCACTCTGCGGTGCGTGGGTGATGAGTTATCGGAGCTCTCGTCCGTTGACCACGAGTTGAAGTCAGAGGACTCCGCCGACATGTTCTGGTCGCCCTCTGGGCGCTCTCTGCTGGTGCTCGGGCAGTCGATTGTCGACTTGGCCGGTGAGAAGTACGGTTCGACCTCCAACTGCTTCCTGTTCCGCTCCTCAGGCGACTTCGTCTGCCAGGTGAACATGCAGACCACCCACGACGCGCGGTGGTGCCCTACGCGTGACGAATTCATACTCATGGAGGGAAACATGCCGTGCGACATCACGCTGTACGACTCGGATTGCGTGCAGTTGTTCACCTTTCCCAAGTCGTACCGGAACACCATCAAGTGGAACCCCCTGGGTAACATGGTCGCGCTCTGTGGCTTTGGTAACCTGGCTGGGGAAATCTGTTTCTGGTACCGCAAGGACGCCTGCGACTACGAGCAGATTGTGCACTTAAAAGAACCGTGCACAGTCGTCTCCGAGTGGTCGTCCGACTCCCGCTATTTCATGGCTGCCTCAACTTTCCCGCGCATGAAAGTGGATAACTTTTTGAAGATTTTCAGCCACGAGGGCGACCTTTTGGAGAGTCAGAAGTTCGACGAGTGCTACGGCGTATGCTGGATGGACCACCCCGATTCCGATTGGGAATTCGTGCGCCCCAACGTCCGACAGAGCGCCCAGCGCAAGGCCGTTTACCGCCCCAAAATCCTGAACAAAGGCGGAATATCGAGGCGAACGAGTGAGGGATACGGCACGCGATCGCTGTTGGGATCCGACGCATTCTCGAGGGATGGCAGGACCACCGCCATGCCGACGCCTTCTCAGGACGGCGTTCGCGCGCCAGCACCAGCTGAGGGGGTCAGGCAATACGCAATGTGGAATTCGATGATGCCCACCAACGGGCACTCCAAGCCGACGAATTCGGTGGCGATGCCACGCAGTGCCCGCAGCAGGTCGTACCGCGGGTCGCTCTTCTCTACTGACTACGGAGACAAAAACGACCCCACTATCGACCTGATGAACGCGTTCCGCAACGTTTTCTCGCTATCCCAATTCAGGCCGCCTCCTCAACCGGCGTCTTACGAGAATGCGAACGCGCCACGATTCCCGCATGACTGCCTCGGCGACTACCCACACTTGCCCTTGGGGAGGCGCACGGCTCAAGCACGAGGCGGTTCTGGCAGTGCCAGCTCCAACCAAGATGACGCATCCAGGAGACTCGCCATGTTGATGCGCATCAAGAGCCAGATGCAGTGCGAGAAGTCCAagccgctgcagcagaCGGTGCTTGACGAGGTCCAGCTGCTAAaactgctgctggaggccAAGAACCGGTCGCTGAATCGGGCTCGCGCTGAGTAG